ctccacctcattcttttttttaaatatacactccaccccattttttataaaggtaaaatttagtgacgaaaacaaattcgtcactaataaaaaataattactaattagttaaaatttaaataagtttaatgcatatacactatcatacattaatttatgaaaataaatttactgaattaaatttaaaaaaacaatccactctgtctgttaagttcACGTCCTAtctgtctccaaatcatatttctcaccacaaacggtcaccaccaagcctttgctccctttaacacgacggccactgtcccagaatgtgaaaccccatggcaccaccatgcatcaaagttttgttgcgacctgaaccacaGAACGTGAATGACACATTCCCAAAGctacttgttcaactacttcttgtgaacttcaccccctttaagttgcgagcgaacgctctgttggtttaagatgtcgttggattttgttaaaaacggtgctccaccgcatcgttgggttctaataacctccgatccacttcatatttcttaattttgtttctctattttcttcacccatttgtcttgctttttgggtctacaatccaattttcaaaatttgaggtataaagagattattttgattaaaattaaattattaccaaatatgaaaacacaagcatgtttccctatgttcgagatatggtttgtaaaccggtcgggtgtgctattgcagaatttgcattgtgaatttacggaggaagaccgtgattgagagaatgaggaggactatgatgttttcatttttaaatttattggattatattgaaaatattttttgaaattattgattaacaatttaaataataactaattattaatgaagattatttttcgtcactaaatttgcatctatataaaatggggtggggtgtagattttagacaagaatggggtggagtgtaattctaacaaaccttgagaggggtgagtgtactttactaaaaaaaaagatgatttgttgatattttgttttaaagTTTACAAGATAATATAAgggtttttttttgatacatcagaAAATTGATATAAAGGTTAAGtttctgatatatatatatatagggtatAGTTAAAATAGAGGACAAAATTTATGACTTTtagttattgaaaaaaaaatcaaataaaatattattttgatcattttaatttttttaatcaatttcgATCATTCTCCTCCTTTTTCCCTCCATCCCCTCCCTTTTTATATTCCTCCTCCCATTCAACCTCCACCCACCACCCAACCCCCACCTTCCCCTCCCTCTTCCCTTCCCCCACCTCCACAACCTCTTCCCCTTCCCCTAACCACATATGATTtttgcttaaaaaaattatatttacttTGTTGAgatttcattttaaaatatacgagaattttcttcctaagatcattttttttaatgttcctAAGATCATACTTATACTCCAATATGTGTAAGTtaagaatttaattaattaaaagaaaCTAGATATATATTATCTAAACCAACCACAtttgatttaaaataatttgttggaatttcattttaaatttaatgatattttttccaTAGAGCACGCACTCTTTTTCCATCGAGTATTATTTTTGTTGAAACTAGAGTATCCACCGTCACCAACTAATGCATTCTTTccattgcctataaaaaaaccaACTGATGCATTCCAATTTTATGGGGATCTCAATTTGTTTCGTTTCTTTCATTTCCTTTAGAGGTGTATACACTTTCATGTGAAAAACATGTTTTTGTTTTCCATCCATCTACATCcctatgtagttttttttttgagatgATAAATCCTTATGTAGTTGTTCTAATATTACTTGCAGTTCTTTTTCTATGCAGCTGAGGGTGAACTCAAGTGTTGGAAGTTTAAAGAGCTAAGGATCCAAATTTGTGGACAAGATCAAATTATCTTCCTTACTATTACATATTGGTAATTCCACTGCAGGAGAAAAAACCTCCCACCAAAGGAATAAAAGAATTAATGTATATTGTGTATTCAAAGACTCTTTGTACGGAGATACATTAACATACATAAATAAACCTCTCAaattagcttaaaatattaacaaATGTTACACTGAAGTTTAGAAACTCTGAAAGAAAGAGAGGAGGGAAACATGAAAAGCAAATTCATGATGCTATTTCATGTTTCCTTCCTATTATGTTTCAGgcttttcttcctcttctgtGGGTTCCTTAGGTGGTTCTGCAGGCTCTGATGATGGCTCTTGATCATCAGCAGGTTCAGGAGGTGGAGTGGCATTCTTCTTGTTGGCATTACAAGCCTCAAGCACATGGCTGTAGGTCCCTTTCTCCATGAAAAGCTGTTGGAAATGGTGCTTGCAGTAGAGGACACCATCCAAAGCAGCATAGGAGGAATGTGTGAGGTGGCAACCTGCACGAGCACATCTAAAGCAATTCTTGTGGTAGCATTCTCCTTCTAATGACATCTATTCAAAATAAAGCAAAACATGTATTAGTTAGATCAGTTCCTAGGAATAGCATGTTTAGATCAACTAatttttcctcaaaatcaaCTACAACACACGCAGAAgttagaagctactcacaaaagctTCTTTGTATAGTCGACCTTgactttaaaattaattgtacaTGGATTTCTAAACATGTAatgaaaattatataattttattgtatgtttgaaaatctttctaaaattgattctaaaatcaaaattaattccaCGGAGAAGCTTCTCGAGTAGTTTCTACGTgtttagaattgattctaagaaaAGAGAAGGTGATCCAGACATGCTATAAATCTTATGATACTTTTGCATCATTTTTAATTGCCACCTTACAATTAAACATAAGCATGCTCAGATCAGCATGTGTTTCCTCCTAATTAATTATGACAGCCGGAAGCTACCCACGAAAGTTTCTTctgagaattgattttgaatttagaaTCTAGAAGAAATTACaagtttggaaatccttctataTGCATATTTAAACCAACTTCACTTTTCTTAGAATCAAATCTGACACGCAGATGTTACTCATAAATGCTTCTCCTCATAATTGGTTTTGTCTTTTAGAGGATTATCAATCGTGCACTGTAATTGATAAAAAAACCAAAATCGATTCTGAAAAGAAACTTCTCAATACACTTTGgggtgtcagaattgattttgagaaaagatAACCTCAACGAAGAAACATCCTATAAATCTtatcatactttttttttgttacaaaatcttataatacttttgtgtcatttttaattttcaatctTACAATTAAACTGAGTTTGGTTGATGTGATTACAAACCTTTTCCAGGGGATAGACTGTTTTTGAGCAAACTGCACATTTGTCTAGGGTTCCACTGAACATCGAGGAGAGTCTGCTTGGGGTCCTATTCTGTGAATGAAGAAGATTATTGTACAATACATGTTAGAAAgattagaagaaaaaagaacacttgaatgaataaaattaaattgtttCATTATGCGTTAAGCTTATTAATTATAAGTTATGTTCATAATAACAAAAGGTGCAGAAAATACAATTGGAGGGTGAACATACCAGCAGCTCATTTTGTTTTTCAGTTGACTTTGCTGCAGCATTTATAGTCATGAAAACAACATATCATATTAGCCAAATCAACACAAAGAAAAGGGTTCATATCAATTTGTACATAACAAGTTtgttacagaaaaaaaaaaaataggaaaaaaaaaatgaacaagaTGGTTCACATCTAACCTTGAAAGTTCTTGCTAAAGTTGCCAGATTCCTTGAAAAGCTGTTCAAAGTGTGTCTTGCAATAGAGGACACCATCCATTGAGGAATAGGTGCTCATCTGACCAACACATAAAATTGCATCATTAGCACCCAATTTAAGGGGAAAACTTAAACTACAtcaatttttctcttttaatgaATAAAATCATATCAAAGTTCCAGCATTCAGGGACAGAACTAAGTAGTTCCAAAATCTGGCAGTCgcctccaaaagaaaaaatttcctTAATAGAATAGTATATGACTGTAATATTTACCTctctaaaaaaatttatattgctTTTTCGAtggtaaatattttatattgttCATTTTACTTAACATGTAAAGTTTTCACCTCTTACCAATTTTTTTGGTTCACTCCATGCTGGCCAAACAATATCATTACAAATTTTGAATTCTGGCACTTGGATACCAATGCATATAGTTATACCTATACCCTGTTTCACTTTATTTCTCACATGAGTTATATATTTAATCAGCTAAAGAGTTGCATGCTTCTATTTTGTATGATTGGCTAGAAAAGATGAAATGGAAAATTCAACCATGATATATATAACTCTAATGATAAAATAATGAAAGAAGCATCATATATAGGAAACATATTTAAAACAGCAAATGAACAAAACATCAATGACAAAGGGTGTGACAGAATAGAATCATACAGTAAGATTTCCCTTGCAGTGACTGCATTTGAAGCAGCTTTTATGGTAAGGTACACCTTCAAGAGTTAACAAGTCAACCACATAAACAGTCTTATCACAAGCCGCGCATTTATCAAGAGTTCCTGTAAATGACattttgttgttggtgttgttTCCTTAATCctcaaaaaaaatgatgaaaagCAAGGCTCGGAAACAGAAACTTTCTTGCTTTAATTGTCttttattatgtattttttcCTTTAATCCAGAAATGAGGATTAAAGAGAAGTTCAACAAGAGAGAATTACAGCACTCATAACCTTgcaccctcagacaaatggGGATTAAACAAAGTCTTTGATATTTCTAAGCAAAGTAATTCACAATCAGATTATAACGGATTTGATAGCACTGGTAAATGGTTGACAAGTGATTGGAGACCTCAAAATATTAAGTAACTCATGCTGTAATTTGTGGATAAAAACTGATCCTCTGGAGTGAAAACAGGGTGGTCTCTGACTATTTTCAAACAAAAACAACACATTGTCACATTCCATTCCAGCTATTCTTGCAGCTAAGTTTGTCAAAAATAGTGAGAGAGTTATATCCAGAATGCATAAtccaaaatatttatttattcataaaaaggaattttatttttagagtttGATAAATTAAGAGGACTTtccatttataatatttttcacTTGTGTCAACTAGAGGTTGCAAAATGATGTTACCTTTTTTATATTATGTATAGGAAATGTTAAACTAAATGGATGATATAAATTTATGGGGTTGTCTATCTTTTTTTGGGGGGTAAATTACGGAAATACaaaagcaagaaaaaaaaaccaagaaacTATCCAAACTCCTTCAACAGAAGAATATCAGTCGAGGGAGCCTTCCAAGTGGTTAAACACCACTTTTCCTTCAACACACGTTTCGCAAGCAGATCTGTAGTGCTATAGTGCTATTGTATCCTTTGGCCACATGCTGAAATTGAACTTCCCAATCATGTAGCAGCAAGCAGCGAATTTCAGTAAGAATAGCTGGACAAGAGTGTAGGTTTTCAGTTTTCATTCCCTACCAAGCTCTCAACTACATTGAGGCAATCAGATTCGCATATCACCTTCTTGTGCCCGTCCTTTTTAGCAAGTGTTAAGCCCCTCACCACTGCTAGTAATTCCGCCATGTGAGCATCACCTTGTCCCTCGAAGCTAGAGAATCCATTAAGCCACTTGCAATGATGGTCACGAATCACCCCACCACAAGCAATATCAGACGCATGCTTATGGCAACTGCCATCAACATTTAGCTTGACCCAACCTCTGTCTGGAG
This is a stretch of genomic DNA from Lotus japonicus ecotype B-129 chromosome 1, LjGifu_v1.2. It encodes these proteins:
- the LOC130728236 gene encoding LIM domain-containing protein PLIM2b-like, with protein sequence MSFTGTLDKCAACDKTVYVVDLLTLEGVPYHKSCFKCSHCKGNLTMSTYSSMDGVLYCKTHFEQLFKESGNFSKNFQAKSTEKQNELLNRTPSRLSSMFSGTLDKCAVCSKTVYPLEKMSLEGECYHKNCFRCARAGCHLTHSSYAALDGVLYCKHHFQQLFMEKGTYSHVLEACNANKKNATPPPEPADDQEPSSEPAEPPKEPTEEEEKPET